One genomic window of Candidatus Kuenenia stuttgartiensis includes the following:
- a CDS encoding DUF2283 domain-containing protein: protein MKEPYLEVTFRHGQPLAAYLYLPRQQGEKSRKTAKAGQGLIIDFGESGNPIGIEITAPSNVTADDINCVLVKLGLSRISNKELAPLHAA from the coding sequence ATGAAAGAGCCATATCTTGAAGTAACATTTCGTCACGGTCAGCCACTTGCTGCATATCTGTATTTACCACGTCAGCAAGGGGAGAAAAGCCGTAAAACTGCTAAGGCGGGTCAGGGACTAATTATTGATTTTGGTGAAAGCGGTAATCCTATAGGTATTGAGATCACGGCGCCATCCAATGTAACTGCTGATGATATTAACTGTGTATTGGTAAAGCTTGGGTTGTCGAGAATCAGCAATAAAGAGTTGGCGCCGCTACACGCGGCGTGA
- a CDS encoding endonuclease III domain-containing protein, which translates to MSKKNTLLKIYRKMYDSLGPQQWWPGETPFEIIIGAILTQNTNWSNVEKAINNIKKVNKLTPKGIHSLSLPELAELVRPSGFFNVKAKRVKTFVNWLFSKYEGNLTAMFHQDCRTLREELLSINGIGPETADSILLYAGNMPTFVIDAYTHRIFSRHGLVPEESAYDEMKSFFEDNLPEDTKLFNEYHALIVNIGKLFCKPKRVCEQCPLLEFL; encoded by the coding sequence ATGAGTAAAAAAAATACCCTATTGAAAATATACCGCAAAATGTACGATTCTCTGGGACCTCAACAATGGTGGCCTGGAGAAACACCGTTTGAAATTATCATTGGCGCTATATTGACCCAGAATACCAATTGGTCAAATGTTGAAAAGGCTATCAATAATATAAAAAAAGTAAACAAACTTACCCCAAAGGGAATACATTCGCTAAGTTTGCCGGAACTGGCGGAACTGGTCAGGCCTTCAGGGTTTTTTAATGTCAAGGCAAAGCGTGTTAAAACATTTGTCAACTGGCTGTTTTCAAAATATGAGGGCAATCTCACCGCCATGTTTCATCAGGACTGCCGGACGCTTCGTGAAGAATTGCTTAGCATAAACGGCATTGGACCGGAAACGGCGGATTCGATTCTGCTTTACGCAGGCAATATGCCTACTTTTGTCATAGACGCCTATACGCACAGGATATTTTCGCGGCACGGCCTTGTTCCTGAAGAAAGCGCTTACGATGAAATGAAATCTTTTTTTGAAGACAACCTCCCCGAAGACACTAAATTATTCAATGAATACCATGCCCTGATCGTGAACATCGGAAAGTTGTTTTGCAAACCCAAAAGGGTGTGTGAACAGTGCCCTCTGCTTGAGTTTTTGTAA